In a genomic window of Helianthus annuus cultivar XRQ/B chromosome 10, HanXRQr2.0-SUNRISE, whole genome shotgun sequence:
- the LOC110881651 gene encoding uncharacterized protein LOC110881651 — translation MTQLFERFQMYYRWEEKNHAQIHRCWEKCIAGKFPTLLRNVRNEAKAKAKEKGKNIGDDMTDLIDFKPTWIRSEIWEQMLDHWNTPKWKAKSLRNKEIRSRATGGKHTLGSQSYVTMKRKAERKLGRELTIREAFKQSHCRKGSRPLDKDLTCSNSLLLDVDSEGDTQEENLVWVDARAEETWVKYEGFLEEKYGKERNKHPKFDKDLWSRAEGKNKGKGYGLGNDSDPCVHSREDPEIEKLNLVIKELVKEKDEDKERFNGIIAGLLADKEKDKVDKDVLLDRMSQIEAMLTATVRK, via the exons ATGACACAATTGTTTGAGCGATTCCAG ATGTATTATCGGTGGGAGGAGAAAAACCATGCACAAATTCATAGGTGCTGGGAGAAGTGCATTGCTGGTAAATTCCCCACTTTGCTGCGTAACGTACGGAATGAGGCTAAAGCTAAGGCGAAGGAAAAAGGTAAAAATATTGGAGACGATATGACCGATCTTATTGACTTTAAACCAACATGGATAAGATCTGAGATATGGGAACAAATGCTTGACCACTGGAACACACCTAAGTGGAAAGCAAAGTCTTTAAGAAACAAAGAAATTAGAAGTAGGGCAACCGGCGGCAAACATACGCTAGGATCTCAATCCTATGTGACCATGAAAAGAAAAGCG GAAAGGAAACTTGGGCGTGAATTGACGATTCGTGAGGCGTTTAAGCAATCACACTGTAGGAAAGGAAGTCGACCATTGGATAAAGATCTAACTTGTAGCAATTCACTACTTTTGGACGTTGATTCGGAAGGGGACACTCAAGAAGAAAATCTTGTATGGGTTGATGCTAGGGCAGAGGAGACTTGG GTTAAATATGAAGGTTTTCTTGAGGAGAAGTATGGGAAAGAACGTAATAAACATCCAAAATTTGACAAAGACCTGTGGTCACGAGCTGAGGGCAAGAATAAAGGAAAAGGGTACGGGTTAGGCAATGATAGTGACCCGTGTGTACATAGTAGAGAAGACCCTGAG ATTGAAAAGTTGAACTTAGTTATCAAGGAGCTCGTTAAGGAAAAAGATGAAGACAAAGAAAGGTTCAATGGAATTATTGCGGGGTTGTTGGCTGACAAAGAAAAAGATAAGGTGGATAAAGATGTGTTGCTTGATAGGATGTCACAAATTGAAGCTATGTTAACAGCTACGGTTCGAAAATAG